DNA from Pseudophryne corroboree isolate aPseCor3 chromosome 7, aPseCor3.hap2, whole genome shotgun sequence:
atggagtgtttttcatgcagacaacgtatactggtgatcactgtcagcaaaactctgcactgtactcctcctatataatacagctgctccccagtccccacaattaagcagtgtgagcacagatatatgcagcacactgagcacagatatggagtgtttttcaggcagacaacgtatactggtggtcactgtcagcaaaactctgcactgtactcctcctatataatacagctgctcatcagtccccacaattaagcaataagcaaaaatatttgcatcaacattaataaacggagaggacgccagccacgtcctctccctaacatttccaatgcacgagtgaaaatggcggcgacgcgcggctgcttatatagaatccgaatctcgcgagaatccgacagcgggatgatgacgttcgggcgcgctcgggttaaccgagccatacgggagaatccgagtatgcctcggacccgtgtaaaatgggtgaagttcgggggggttcggtttccgaggaaccgaacccgctcatcactaatttttacataGAGAAGAATAGGATCTGCAAGTGTCTGCATATCAGGGCAGGCTTGCTGGtaactgtagtccacctgtaaagaaaatattattgTCTATTCTTTACACATTAATCCTACAGGGGTGGGACTAGTCCCAGGCTTTAAGCTCAAGCCACGGGGTTCCTCGCGAGGGGAGATCCCCTGTTTGTTTTTTGGAGGGTAGGGGGGCTTCCCCACTTTCTGAGTAATTCCAGGCCATGCTGTGTGTCTCCCTGCTATAGCATTAGCCCCCTGGTTGGTTCAGACCAGTGCTGCCTATAGGAAAATAGTGGGAAACCCCAGGCAGGTTTTCTTCAATACCAGCCTTGTCTGAGAGTTCTGGGGCAAGTTATGACTTTGGAGAGGGGACTCCCAcacttttctttttattattattttaacactTTCATTACTCTCTAATGCCTAAGAAGCCAGCACAGATCACTATACATATTTTTGGACAGATTTGCCGTAGTTAGATTAACTGTTATTTGCTGTTTACTTtgaactgaaaaatcaaaacaatagCATTTACAGTAAAACACAACTAGAACCAAAACCGGCAGTTACTACATGTATCCCTAAAAACAGTATGTGACAGTCTTGAATGTTTTTTCCTATGAGATATGTGAAATTAATGGGTTCATCAGTTCACATTACCTTACACACGTTTCTTATAAATGTGTGATATCATACTTAAAGTATATATCCCATACGTGAAATATGTAAGAAAATGATACATTAAAAACAGACATACTGTGTGGGTGGGTAAtgactattatttttattattattattataattattattattataattattattattatcagactCAATGCAATTCAGAAAGAAAGTTAGAGTATATTGGTATAACAGGGTAATTATATTGTATTTTACAGTGACTTAGTATCATCATGTATATTTTTTAAGATGTAGCAGGGAGCCTTAAAACTGGGCTGGGCTGCTTGCCTTGGTGATGAGCCAAGTTGGATGGGTGTGGAACCTGTGTGTCTGGGAGGAGCTGGTCTCTGGCTAGTCCAATAGATAAAGAAGGTGGACTCGTATGTCCTTATGTCATGTACATGAGCTCTATAAAAGGTGGCATTGTTGAAGCTCTCTCATCAGTGTACTCATTGGACAACACAACTTACCATGGCTCTCAACGCTGATAACAAAGCACACATCCAGGCCATCTGGCCATCTGTAGCTGCTCATGCTGATACCTATGGCGGAGAAGCTCTGTTCAGGTAAACTACTTTTCTGTTCATGAGATTAAAGTCATTGTGTGGGAAGGGAATCATAATTCTAATTCTCTATAACTACAGCAATCAGTATATAGCTAACCTTTATCATGGATGTATTACGTGATTCCTCCCTTCACATTTTGTTTTGTAATCCTCTTTCCTAGGATGTTCTCTTCTAATCCCCAGACCAAAGTTTATTTCCCTGCTTTCGACTTCCACGAGAAGTCTCCTCAGATTCAAAAGCATGGGAAGAAGATTGTGGATGCTCTGACAGAGGCTGTCAGTCACATGGACAACATTGAGGGAGCCCTGGATAAACTGAGCGACCTCCATGCCTTTAAACTGAGAGTGGACCCTGGAAACTTCTCAGTAAGTGTTAATCAGTGACGGCTATTGTGGTACTTGTTGTGTATACTGTAGCTACATAATGTACGGGAGATATGATCATATGTATGTGGCAGCTAATTCCTACTGTTATCTCTTTCTCCTCCAGCTCCTGGCCCATCACATCCTCGTGGTGATTGCTAGACATTTCCCTAAAAAATTTGACTGTGCCACACACCAGGCTCTGGACAAGTTCTTGGCAAGGATTGAAAGTGCTCTGACATGCAAATACCGTTAGGGAGATCAGTAATGGCAGATGATCCAGCACATCATAAAACCTTTGTTGGCATTAAAACTAATTAAGACAGCCTGCTGATAACATATGGAATAAAACTGATTCAACTTCATTCATGGGTTtctgttttattaatatttatttatttatttatttatttattttatttaattaatatatttaaaaataaaaaagggttCTTTTACAGAATCAGTCATTAAAATGTTTCCACCCAAAAGAAATGTGCAAAATATATTTATCACACTTCTTGCATACGGGCAGTGTAAAGGTTGGAACTATTACATTCAGTTTTGTTTATCTCCAGTGTCCCATGTGCAGCTGTTGGTATTGTATGTAAGGCACAcagggtaacttttctgacacctcctgcttaaaacccaaaaagtcagaagaatcgtgaggccccgctttcacgggctGTATTTATACTGAATAATACAAAAAAGTAAAAGCAATGATACACTACTTGCTTAATAAGTTGACGTTAAAATAAATAGAAAATTAAGTCATCTCTATAAATGcccaatatataataaaaaatatgtagacaaataTTACAGATATTTAAAAAAGGAATACTGCTTATTTCATTAGCAATTTGCATGTGaatatatgactcatttgaacaagTTAGTGATTAAAGCCACAATTTAGTACATTTTCCAGAAACTACACTTTCTTTCTATAcaaatgtaattattattatttattattattattcatttatgaagttatatagtgcacacataactGCAGCTCTTTACTGAGAATATTTGCTCTTTtaaatcagtccctgtcccagtggagcttacaatctatgtgaaAAATTCAAGTTGGATTGCAGTGTGCAATTCACTCGCAAAAACTCAGAAAAAGATTTGGGTGTCCtgtcatgtgcctgcattttctgcgaggAGGGCACAGAGGTGGCATGTTAGGTGTGGGGGGGTGGCAACGTTATGATTCCAGGACagagacggagcattgtggggaTGGAGGCGACCAAATGGGGGGCGGTATGGCGTGAATGGGGGCGTGTCAGGGGCGTGATTGGGTACATGGAGGCAGGCCTCCTGAGACATCCTCTGTCTCTGCTAACAAGCACAAATTGTgatgtgttcgcaatttctgcttgttgaagtgtgggggggagggggaatttgcaatccttgctgaattaggccctatattccccaCCACATGTACGCAcgtttacacactagggttaacctaccagtatatttttggattgtgggaggaaaccagagtacctgaagGAAAGCCACACaagcacagagagaatatacaaactccacacaattagtgcTGTCGTGTGAACTGaagctaaaggcccatacacactaaccGAGCCCCCACCAATGCTGATACTGGCATCGGCGGGGACCCGGCGGGTTGccagcatcagcaagtgcatacacattggCCGAAACCAGCGGAGAAGGGAgcgacagcggggggggggggggggggggggggggcagcggtagGAGCAATGCTCATGCTGCAGCATGGCTTTCATTAACAAGGACCTCCCTCACCTGTACCTATTCAGATGAGGGAGGGAGTCATTAACGATGTGCGGAAGCGCGCATCGTtaatgacattgagtgtacacactagacgagattgtacAAGATCTCGCacagaatggcccttctgagcgacaTCTTTTATTTTCTCCTCCAGTGTGCATGGGCCTtaagacctcaatgctgtgaggcagtaatgctaaccataacaccaaccACGCTGCCCAATTAAACATGATGTACACACACAGAACTCACTTAATGACAGTAAACCATCAGTTGTAGAGTAACGAAACATTaattgtggcacatcgtataggctggggatccatgtttcattggattgtaaggtaggacccaatcactttctctttgcttgcctacttgactcctcatcggagccataccttttaaaactagtccccaagggaagaggatcatcctccccaacaaacacctcctcagtattactctcacctgcagtgggagagacagagaggtccaTGTCCCGAGCCTCCCCCAAAGCAGCAGAAATATCTTGGCCCAAACCATCATGAGGAGGACCCGGATCAGGAGGCTCCGCTCCTGGAGAAGCGGGAAAGGGCCTAGGGTCCACAGGGACAGGGGGAGGATCCACGAGATCCTGGGGCAATGAGGAAAGGATTTGAGGGGTACAGGAAGGCATGAAGGAAAAGTCCCCCACATCTTCCCTGACTGAACTCTGAGGTTTCCCATCAGTGTCTGATGTTACCACCGATCTAACTTTTGAAGACACATGACCAGAACTATCAACCTCATTACTTCGTCTCCTCCTTTCACTCCTCCTACACCCCTTCCCATCCACCACGGACGCTACTTCCCCAAAAGAACTCTTAACAGAGGACCTCCTTCTTTGTTTCTTGGGTTTATCTTTTGGGACCTGGACAAGCTGCCCTTCAGATAAGACAATATCACTGTCCTCCACCTCAGACTCTTTCTCAGAGTTAAACTGAAATCTATTAACACAAAAAATACCAGGGTCTGAATCCCTTCTTTTGGCCAACCTTTTCCTTGACTTAGATTCAACCACCTGAAAGCCATCTTTATCCACCTCAGCAGGCACCTTCCTCACCACACTGTTCTTCTCTACCACCGCACTCACCACTTGCTTTTCTACAACCTCCCGTCGCTCCTCCTCAAAAAGACGACCCATTTCCCTCTCTAGCTCTTCCCCCATAACCTCAAGGTTATGGGAGGCCTTGGGGCACCTACTATAAGGATGTCCTTCGCACCCACAAAGGTTGCAGGTTACGTTGCCACAATCCCTCGCCATGTGCCCAGTTTTACCACAGAGGGCTCATTTCAGGACAGTACAGTCACTGCTTAGGTGACGAAAGTCTCCGCAGcggtgacactgtctaggttgaccaggaTAAAAACATTGGATTTTGTCTCTCCCAATGAAAGCAGCAGAGGGAACATGGCAAGGCACCTGACCATTATGCCTAAGCCTGATCACAGCCGACCAGGCTCCACCCCACACACCTTTCGTGAAATCAATCTTCACCAGAGGAGACAAGATGTCGCAATATCGACTTAACCAATAGCCAATATCTGCAGCAGGGAGGGATTCATTCCTGACCAATACAGTTGCACGGACTCTATCCTGGCGAGTAACAGCCGCCGCTTTATAGCGACAATACGGTTCACACCCCTTCTTTAGCTCCCACTGTTCCCAGAACACCCGCAGCCCTTGATAAGATATGAAACTAAGGTCGTAGTCCGGGGTCTTTACAGGGTGGATGCAAGCAAAAAGATCAGGGGCATGGAAACCCAATGAGAACACCATTTCCAGGAAATCCCCTTTAGAAGGGGGTTCCTCAACCCCTATCCACTTAAGTGAAACCACGTTGCGACGCTTACCAGCCTGATCAGAAGCCGAAAACACCTTTGGAGCAACAATCCTATTGCCACTTGAGACAGCACCCGCATAAGAGGACAAGCCCGGCTTAGGAACTACTTGAGGCGAGGCCTGCCCAACAGAGCCCACAACATTACCCCGCCCCGCACCctgcccaacagatacagaactagcatttttattggccaaagaggttctaataacggatatagctggcaaggatctcacaggtacgcccaagctaccatatagaccatcaacaatagcccgctcctctgcagataaatcttctttccttaatgccggaagaccttgggcaagtccacacgatgacactggacccaccgacacactcttaacaccagtctcggcaacatgttttgttttagccctagccttagagcaagtgacaccatcaacattagtgccagtggcgtctttggcaccactcacccctgccaccatgcttggcttgctaacgccaccacccgtaggcagattggggagactcgcctcagccatctcaccggcacgcgccggacccaccatggacgcaacctgcttcccagcagaggaggccagatcttgggaggtcgaccccgagcaagcaacaccagcctgaacagcgacacctcccagaccaccatccaaccgctgttccacaatcaaaagaggagacgcctcctccaccatagcaacattacactccaggccctgatccatcgcagaatccacagcatcttCACCACCAGAAGCACCACCATCACACCTTGGATCCTCTTCCTCAGACACGGTCGATCCACTTGGCTCACActcaattttctcctcttcctccagctctttctgaagtgctagcatcctggcctccaaacatatacattcaagctccaacctgcgtatatccccctccatcctctccctttcccattttggacaagtgttcctcctcctcttcttctccgcaATCAAAATCCCCTTCTTAACAACTAACATTTTCAACTCAGCAATGTCAATACTTGATTCACCAGTGCTAGCAAAGTCCTGCATCTCCATCTCCTTAGTATCCTCATCGATAATTGCCATGCTAGTCCCACAAGAAGATTGGGAGTCGCCAGACGACAAACCCGTCTCACAGACAGACTGCTCTGTCACTTTGTCCTGGACCTCCACAGGCAGGTCAGAGGATACACTCCGGGCACCAGCCGCCCTACACTCCAACTTAATTGTCGCAGGGAGATTACCCCCAATTGCAGCGGATGAGAGTTGTGCTTGCGTTTGTTCGGTGTCAGAGGATACCACATCAAGCAACGATCCTGACTCCACCAAGACATCACACTTCAGCCCCGGCTTCTTTGTTTTTGACACAGAGGCCACAGTGGCTAATTTCTTGACATCACCGATCCCTGAGCTACCCACAATAAACTTTTCAGGGGCTACCACAGGTTTAACAGCTCTGGACCTGGTCACCGGTCCCACGGTAGCATCGGTAGCAGCCACTGACTTTCCCTCACACACCAACAAAGCAGATCCAGATGGCACGGAAACGGGGGGACTTAAATTCACTGTACAGGGGGTCATCTTCACTAGACACCCCTCAATTTTCACAGCAACCGAACCCCCAGTCACTTTTTCCTTAATCATAGATGTCTCATCACCagttgggcacacaggattttttttaAGCACAGCAGATGTAGATATAGGCGCCACTTGAACGTCACCTTCCTTAATCATTGTCACTGATTTATTGGCAGCCAAACTTAACATGGGGGGAACCACCTTAGTAACACCTGTTGGcatggatggaacattactagcatggggctttattccctgattgtccttatcaccatccaaaacctcctccacctccttttGATTTTTTACATTAAGGCTGGCAGCAGTGCACACTGGTGCAGCAGACCCAGAGGCCACTATACCAGCCCCTGCATCTCCAGAGCGACGATAACATGCAGGGAACCCGCCGACGGCCGGACTTACTAACCTCTTCACCGTCGCGTCAGCAGGGGCTCCAGCGGCAGAAAACTCTCCTTCCAGCTGCTTCACTTCCAGACGCCAAGTCTCAACGCCattcacagcacttgcaggggggagcTCAGGGCTGCCTATTAAGGTCTTTACCGGCTCTCCTGACCACCGGACTCTGCCGCTAGCACCCGCTGAAAAGGGAGCACAGCCCCCGGTACTATGCAGCGGCTCCACATAAGATTCCATGCTCTGGCCATTAACAGATGCAGCAGGGGATCCACTAGTAGGCAAACTAGAAGCAGTCTTTGCAGGATCAGGGAACACTGGTGTAGATAAACCAGCTGTTGTAGATAGGTCAGTAATTGCAGTTAAACCACAGGCTTTAGACACACTGCTGGGGATTTCCACAGTGACCTCCATAGCAGACTGCATGCAGGATGATTTTACAGAAGTCTTTGCAGGATCAGGGAACACTGGTGTAGATAAACCAGCTGTTGTAGATAGGTCAGTAATTGCAGTTAAACCACAGGCTTTAGACACACTGCTGGGGATTTCCACAGTGACCTCCATAGCAGACAGCATGCAGGATGATTTTACAGCAGACTGGGACACTGGACTTAAATCCCCAGCACCAGAGCCTTTGCACAGTATAGGTTCCCCGGGGTCAGGCTCCATAACCGGGGGAAACTGCTTCTCCTTACCCCTGGGAGGCTCCATCCCAGCTGGGAAGGGCTCCGGGGATCTTGGGTGTAATCCGACACTCGAGTGGAACTCAGGAGCTCACAACACACACGTctgaccaggcccatctaggagtggcactgcagtgtcacgcaggatggcccttccaaaaaacactccccaaacagcacatgacgcaaagaaaaaaagaggcgcaatgaggtagctgtgtgagtaagataagcgaccctagtggccgacacaaacaccgggcccatctaggagtggcactgcagtgtcacgcaggatggcccttccaaaaaccactccccaaacagcacatgacgcaaagaaaaaaagaggcgcaatgaggtagctgtgtgagtaagataagcgaccctagtggccgacacaaacaccgggcccatctaggagtggcactgcagtgtcacgcaggatggcccttccaaaaaacactccccaaacagcacatgacgcaaagaaaaaaagaggcgcaatgaggtagctgtgtgagtaagataagcgaccctagtggccgacacaaacaccgggcccatctaggagtggcactgcagtgtcacgcaggatggcccttccaaaaaacactccccaaacagcacatgacgcaaagaaaaaaagaggcgcaatgaggtagctgtgtgagtaagataagcgaccctagtggccgacacaaacaccgggcccatctaggagtggcactgcagtgtcacgcagaatggcccttccaaaaaacactccccaaacagcacatgacgcaaagaaaaattaaagaaaaaagaggtgcaagatggaattgtccttgggccctcccacccacccttatgttgtataaacaggacatgcacactttaaccaacccatcatttcagtgacagggtctgccacacgactgtgactgaaatgacgggttggtttggacccccaccaaaaaagaagcaattaatctctccttgcacaaactggctctacagaggcaagatgtccacctcatcatcatcctccgatatatcaccgtgtacatccccctcctcacagattatcaattcgtccccactggaatccaccatctcagctccctgtgtactttgtggaggcaattgctgctggtcaatgtctccacggaggaattgattataattcattttaatgaacatcatcttctccacattttctggaagtaacctcgtacgccgattgctgacaaggtgagcggcggcactaaacactctttcggagtacacacttgtgggagagcaacttaggtagaataaagccagtttgtgcaagggcctccaaattgcctctttttcctgccagtataagtacggactgtgtgacgtgcctacttggatgcggtcactcatataatcctccaccattctttcaatggggagagaatcatatgcagtgacagtagacgacatgtccgtaatcgttgacaggtccttcagtccggaccagatgtcagcatcagcagtcgctccagactgccctgcatcaccgccagcgggtgggctcggaattcttagccttttcctcgcacccccagttgcgggagaatgtgaaggaggagatgttgacaggttgcgttccgcttgacttgacaattttctcaccagcaggtctttgaaccccagcagacttgtgtctgccggaaagagagatccaaggtaggttttaaatctaggatcgagcacggtggccaaaatgtagtgctctgatttcaacagattgaccacccgtgaatccttgttaagcgaattaagggctccatccacaagtcccacatgcctagcggaatcgctccgtgttagctcctccttcaatgtctccagcttcttctgcaaaagcctgatgaggggaatgacctgactcaggctggcagtgtctgaactgacttcacgtgtggcaagttcaaagggcagcagaaccttgcacaacgttgaaatcattctccactgcgcttgagacaggtgcattccacctcctatatcgtgctgaattgtataggcttgaatggccttttgctgctcctccaacctctgaagcatatatagggttgaattccacctcgttaccacttcttgcttcagatgatggcagggcaggttcaggcgtttttggtgttgctccagtcttctgtacgtggtgcctgtacgccgaaagtgtcccgcaattattctggccaccgacagcatctcttgcacgcccctgtcgtttttttaaaaattctgcaccaccaaattcaaggtatgtgcaaaacatgggacgtgctggaatttgcccagatttaatgcgcacacaatattgctggcgttgtccgatgccacaaatccacaggagagtccaattggggtaagccattccgcgatgatcttcctcagttgccgtaagaggttttcagctgtgtgcgtattctggaaaccggtgatacaaagcgtagcctgcctaggaaagagttggcgtttgcgagatgctgctactggtgccgccgctgctgttcttgcggcgggagtccatacatctacccagtgggctgtcacagtcatatagtcctgaccctgccctgctccacttgtccacatgtccgtggttaagtggacattgggtacagctgcattttttaggacactggtgactctttttctgaggtctgtgtacattttcggtatcgcctgcctagagaaatggaacctagatggtatttggtaccggggacacagtacctccaacaagtctctagttggctctgcagtaatgatggataccggaaccacgtttctcaccacccaggatgccaaggcctcagttatccgctttgcagcaggatgactgctgtgatatttcatcttcctcgcaaaggactgttggacagtcaattgcttggtggaagtagtaaaagtgggcttacgagtacgacttcccctctgggatgaccatcgactcccagcagcaacaacagcagcgccagcagcagtaggcgttacacgcaaggatgcatcggatgaatcccaggcaggagaggactcgtcagaattgccagtgacatggcctgcaggactattggcattcctggggaaggaggaaattgacactgagggagttggtggggtggtttgcgtgagcttggttacaagaggaagggatttactggtcagtggactgcttccgctgtcgcccaaagtttttgaacttgtcactgacttattatgaatgcgctgcaggtgacgtataagggaggatgttccgaggtggttaacgtccttacccctacttattacagcttgacaaaggcaacacacggcttgacaaatgttgtccgcatttctgttgaaatacttccacaccgaagagctgatttttttggtattttcaccaggcatgtcaacggccatattcctcccacggacaacaggtgtctccccgggtgcc
Protein-coding regions in this window:
- the LOC134943605 gene encoding hemoglobin subunit alpha-1-like, which produces MALNADNKAHIQAIWPSVAAHADTYGGEALFRMFSSNPQTKVYFPAFDFHEKSPQIQKHGKKIVDALTEAVSHMDNIEGALDKLSDLHAFKLRVDPGNFSLLAHHILVVIARHFPKKFDCATHQALDKFLARIESALTCKYR